In Dromaius novaehollandiae isolate bDroNov1 chromosome 4, bDroNov1.hap1, whole genome shotgun sequence, a single genomic region encodes these proteins:
- the CCNA2 gene encoding LOW QUALITY PROTEIN: cyclin-A2 (The sequence of the model RefSeq protein was modified relative to this genomic sequence to represent the inferred CDS: deleted 3 bases in 2 codons) produces the protein MMFAEQENQENVPPGGKAAPPPAAAARVALGLLQGPAARAGPPPPQASAEGAGGAGARGRHLGAAELSGRLSAPGRADGPPPQAARSGGEGHAAAPGRPGGSQPAFAIHVDEPDGERRRRRGAAAEKEAAAAALGLRAAVSALGERRPLAPLGNSLELSCGSPSIMDISICSEAEEGSPSVNDVPDYVSDIHTYLREMEVKCKPKMGYMKKQPDITNNMRAILVDWLVEVGEEYKLQNETLHLAVNYIDRFLSSMSVLRGKLQLVGTAAMLLASKFEEIYPPEVAEFVYITDDTYTKKQVLRMEHLILKVLSFDLAAPTINQFLTQYFLHEQTSAKVESLSMYLGELSLIDADPYLKYLPSVIAAAAFHLAGYTITGQTWPESLCKVTGYTLENIKPCLVDLHKTYLKAAQHTQQSIREKYKSTKYHGVSLIDPPETLNLL, from the exons atgATGTTCGCGGAGCAGGAGAACCAGGAGAACGTCCCGCCCGGGGGCaaagcggcgccgccgcccgccgccgccgcccgcgtggcgctggggctgctgcagggccccgcggcgcgggccgggccgccgccgccgcaggcaagtgcggagggcgcggggggggcgggcgcgcggggccgccaTCTTGGCGCGGCG GAGCTGTCAGGGCGGCTGTCAGCGCCGGGCCGTGCTGACGGGCCGCCCCCT caggcggcgcggagcggcggcgagGGCCatgcggcggcgccggggcggccgggcggcagcCAGCCGGCCTTCGCCATCCATGTGGACGAGCCCgacggcgagcggcggcggcggcgcggcgcggcggccgagaaggaggcggcggcggcggcgctagGGCTGCGGGCGGCCGTGAGTGCCCTGGGCGAGCGGCGGCCGCTGGCGCCGCTGGGCAACAGCCTGGAGCTGAGCTGCG GCTCCCCCAGTATCATGGATATCTCGATATGCTCCGAGGCGGAGGAGGGAAGCCCCAGCGTCAACGACGTGCCCGACTATGTCAGTGACATCCACACGTACCTGCgggagatggag GTGAAATGCAAGCCTAAAATGGGCTACATGAAGAAGCAACCTGATATCACAAACAACATGCGGGCCATTCTCGTGGACTGGCTGGTAGAAGTTGGCGAAGAATACAAATTACAGAATGAAACCCTGCACTTAGCTGTAAATTACATTGATAGGTTTCTTTCTTCAATGTCTGTTCTAAGAGGAAAACTTCAGCTTGTGGGTACTGCAGCTATGCTGCTTGCATC AAAGTTTGAAGAAATCTACCCTCCTGAAGTAGCAGAGTTTGTCTACATCACAGATGATACCTACACTAAGAAGCAAGTTCTAAGGATGGAGCACTTAATTTTGAAAGTTTTGTCATTTGACTTGGCAGCTCCAACGATCAACCAGTTCCTTACCCAGTATTTCCTACATGAGCAGACAAGTGCTAAAGTTGAGAGCTTATCAATG TATCTTGGGGAGCTGAGTCTAATTGATGCTGATCCTTATCTGAAATACCTGCCATCAGTTATTGCTGCTGCGGCATTTCATCTAGCAGGCTACACAATCACTGGACAAACTTGG cCTGAATCTCTGTGCAAAGTAACAGGCTACACCCTTGAAAACATCAAGCCTTGCCTTGTGGACTTACACAAGACCTACCTCAAAGCAGCACAACACACGCAACAGTCGATAAGGGAAAAATACAAGAGCACAAA GTACCATGGAGTATCGCTCATTGACCCACCAGAGACACTAAACTTGTTGTAA